In Rhizobium lusitanum, a genomic segment contains:
- a CDS encoding ABC transporter permease, which yields MTADTSTSFAAKRSNGSALLTLMKLRTFIALFAVIIFFAIFAPNFTSTANMILMSKHVALNAFLAMGMTFVIITGGIDLSVGSIVGLCGMVAGALILNGVALPIGYTVYFNIYEIILITLTVGLLIGLINGLLITKLNVAPFIATLGTLYVARGLALLSSDGQTFPNLVGRPEFDTTGFDVFGAGRLLGLPVSIWILIFLALIAAYVSRSTPIGRHIFAVGGNERAARMSGIRVDVVKIFVYMFSGLCAAIVGIIISSELMAAHPATGESFELNAIAAAVLGGTSMSGGRGTIGGTIIGAFVIGILSDGLVMMGVSSFWQMVIKGLVIIIAVVVDQAQRRLQQRVTLMQMAKAG from the coding sequence ATGACGGCAGATACTTCCACTTCTTTTGCGGCCAAGCGGTCGAACGGCTCTGCGCTCCTGACGCTGATGAAGCTTAGAACCTTCATCGCGCTCTTTGCCGTCATCATCTTCTTCGCCATCTTCGCGCCGAACTTCACATCGACCGCCAACATGATCCTGATGTCGAAGCACGTCGCGCTCAACGCCTTCCTGGCAATGGGCATGACCTTCGTCATCATCACCGGTGGCATCGACCTCTCGGTCGGCTCGATCGTCGGCCTGTGCGGCATGGTGGCGGGCGCCCTCATCCTCAACGGCGTCGCATTGCCGATCGGATACACCGTCTATTTCAACATATACGAGATCATCCTGATCACCCTCACCGTCGGGCTGCTGATCGGGCTCATCAACGGGCTGCTGATCACCAAGCTCAACGTCGCGCCTTTCATCGCGACGCTTGGCACACTCTACGTCGCCCGAGGTCTGGCGCTGCTGTCCTCGGACGGACAGACTTTTCCGAACCTCGTTGGCAGGCCGGAATTCGACACGACGGGCTTCGACGTCTTCGGTGCCGGCAGGCTGCTTGGTCTTCCCGTCTCCATCTGGATCCTCATCTTTCTCGCGCTGATCGCCGCCTATGTCTCCCGCTCGACGCCGATCGGCCGGCATATCTTTGCCGTCGGCGGCAATGAGCGCGCCGCGCGCATGTCGGGCATTCGCGTCGATGTGGTGAAGATCTTCGTCTATATGTTCTCAGGCCTCTGCGCGGCCATCGTCGGCATCATCATTTCGTCGGAACTGATGGCCGCACATCCCGCGACCGGCGAGAGCTTCGAGCTCAACGCCATCGCAGCGGCCGTCCTCGGCGGCACCTCGATGTCGGGCGGGCGTGGAACGATCGGCGGCACCATTATCGGCGCCTTCGTCATCGGCATCCTCTCCGATGGGCTGGTGATGATGGGCGTCTCGTCCTTCTGGCAGATGGTCATCAAGGGACTGGTTATCATCATTGCCGTAGTCGTCGACCAGGCGCAGCGCCGCCTGCAACAGCGCGTGACGCTCATGCAAATGGCAAAGGCAGGCTGA
- a CDS encoding Gfo/Idh/MocA family protein: MGEFKGALIGCGFFAVNQMHAWKDVNGAGIVAICDRDPERLKIVGDQFGIERRYSDAAALFAEGGFDFVDIATTVQSHRALVEMAATYKIPAICQKPFAKSLSDAKAMVRTCENAGIPLMVHENFRWQTPIQAIKSVLQSGAIGEPFWGRFSFRSGFDVFSGQPYLAEGERFIIEDLGIHTLDIARFILGDVATLAARTKRVNHKIKGEDVATILLDHQNGATSIVDVSYATKLGTELFPETLIEIDGTQGTIRLSQGYRLEVTGPNGTTISDASPQLLSWASRPWHNIQESVLAIQQHWTDRLASGGETSTSGADNMKTFALVEAAYQSAADGRTVDIGAML; the protein is encoded by the coding sequence ATGGGGGAATTCAAGGGTGCGCTCATCGGCTGCGGCTTCTTTGCGGTCAATCAGATGCATGCGTGGAAAGACGTCAACGGCGCCGGGATCGTCGCGATCTGTGACCGCGATCCGGAGCGGCTGAAGATCGTCGGCGATCAATTCGGCATCGAGCGCCGTTACAGCGACGCGGCAGCTCTTTTCGCCGAAGGCGGATTTGATTTCGTCGATATCGCAACGACCGTCCAAAGCCACCGCGCATTGGTGGAAATGGCGGCAACGTATAAAATTCCAGCCATTTGCCAGAAGCCCTTCGCAAAATCCTTGAGCGATGCCAAAGCGATGGTCCGTACTTGCGAAAACGCTGGCATACCTCTGATGGTGCATGAGAATTTTCGCTGGCAGACGCCGATACAGGCGATAAAGAGCGTGCTGCAATCAGGCGCCATCGGCGAGCCTTTCTGGGGCCGTTTTTCCTTCCGCTCCGGCTTCGACGTCTTTTCCGGCCAGCCTTATCTCGCGGAAGGCGAACGCTTCATCATCGAGGATCTCGGCATTCACACGCTCGACATCGCCCGCTTCATTCTTGGTGACGTCGCGACACTCGCCGCCCGCACCAAACGGGTTAATCACAAGATCAAAGGCGAGGATGTCGCCACCATCCTGCTGGACCACCAGAACGGCGCGACATCGATCGTCGATGTCAGCTACGCGACCAAGCTCGGCACGGAACTCTTTCCCGAAACGTTGATAGAGATCGACGGAACACAGGGAACGATCCGGCTCTCGCAAGGCTATCGTCTCGAGGTGACTGGTCCGAACGGCACGACTATCTCCGATGCGTCGCCGCAGTTGCTCTCCTGGGCCTCCCGCCCCTGGCACAACATCCAGGAAAGCGTGCTGGCGATCCAGCAACACTGGACAGACCGTCTCGCGTCAGGCGGTGAAACCTCGACCTCCGGCGCGGATAATATGAAGACTTTCGCCCTTGTCGAAGCCGCCTATCAGAGTGCGGCCGATGGGAGGACAGTCGACATCGGAGCGATGCTGTGA